One Nymphaea colorata isolate Beijing-Zhang1983 chromosome 12, ASM883128v2, whole genome shotgun sequence genomic window, CAACGGCCTCTTGGACTGCGATTTCAAACTAACATCAAGAACAGGAATATATGCTTTGCCTCGAAAACTTAGATCATGGACCTGCATTTCACAAAAAGTTGAACATTAACCAGAATATGTTCTGAAATATAAAttgaataaatgaaataaaatttctgaAGTGTAAAGAACACAGATATCAATCAATTATACAGTTTCTATCAAACTCTCTGATGAAGTGCACAATAACAAACAGATATCTCCAACTGCCTGCTCTGCAACTATCATGTTTACTGATAAATATATGAGACCTGATTATTTTTCAATCAACCCCACGAAGTCGGCAGCTGATGTGGGAAAAGGTTCATTCAAGATAGTATCCGCATCCAATGGTGtgctaaaaaaaaatccattgcTCGTGGGTCGAAATGCATTAAAAGGAACCTGCAAATGGTGTTGCATACCATATCCAGCTTCTAGACAGGCATTGTTGAATTCGAACCATAAAAGTGACAATAGATGATGGATGGAAAAGATTATCCCATTTTAAGTGGTTACACAAATTAATAGTACAATGCCGACATGAACTGCAGGAATTCAGATTGTGGACGTGCACATTTCTGCTTGTAGACGAGCAAATTAAGAAGCTCACTTTGTCAACCTTGTTCGCAGATCACGAGCAAAAATCATAACCAGAGCATATATGAACAATGACATatcattattttcatataattcATAGAAGGAACGAATaaattaatcaaacaaaataagttCGGAGATTAAAATCGTAGAATACCATCAACCCGGATCTCTTCGTAGCTCCTTCATTACTAAATTGACCACAGTAAACAGCCTACAAATGGATAAATGATAAATCAGAAACAAGTGGCAGAAACACATACATAAACACACAGACTCTCCAATAAGCAACAATCATTGAAACGAATATCAAGACAGGAAACACTCGAAAACGGTTGAAGAGGAAATGAGGAAAACGAGATACTGAAAGGAGCAGCCGAAACAAAACGGCACACTCAAATTCAAAGACCAACCGAACGCATTTGAACATACGGACAACAAAACAAGAATCACTAGAAATTCCAACTAAAAGACAGCTCAATCGCcttgaaaatcagaaaaaaaaaatagtgtaaAAGACCCAAAAAAGCCAATTCAAACTTCGAAACAGTCGAAAATGAAACGGAAAACAGTCGAGAGGAACCCATTCGTCAGCCTCCATAAATaacgaaaaaatgaaaaggaaaaaaaaaaacgatccAACGACCAAATCACAGGAATAAAGCAGAGATCAAGGGGAGAAGAAACGATTTCACCTACCTGAAACATCGACGAGCTCGCCATTACCGAAAACGGAAAGAAGAGGAACCCAATATAGTggtaacaaaagaagaaaaccttGAGACGGCAGGTAGATGAAATCTAAGGTTAGTGGCGCTTGGACCGTtcgttgaagaagaaagagtgaACGATTAAGGCAGGGATTTTATAGGAAGAAGGCGGGTGGCGTGCTGATCTTTGGACGAATGAAAGGGCAGATAACCGAGAGCCGCGGAGAGTACGAAGAAGACTGTCATAGTGCTCCCGCATGAAAAATACAAGGACCATCTTGTTCTTCATGGGGGTCGGAGCGTCCTTTCCTCCCAAGAAGAGGCGCACGAGCTAATGACCCTTTCCCTCGAAGGGCGGAAGGAACGGGGGCAATGTCGTCATTTGGTAAGTGCTCCGATCGTTCCCACCAAACACGAGCACTCTGGTGGGACCGTGGGACTGCGGGAATCGGTTACGTGAGTGATCCGGATCCGTTCACTGATCTTGGACCCCAATATAAATAATGGGACCATGGACGCGTTTGGATGatgaaactaaagaaaaatggacatatgcaaaaaaaatatcacaatgaatagATTCAGATCacatttggattttaaaaatggCATCGAATTCTATTtatattggattcaaattcagtttcaaataaatatcttatatatattcaatgtCTACATATTTGAAGCTTGTTTTATTTTGATTCTAATATAGTATTAGACTTTTCTTCACTGGtattcaaattttaatgttgaaaaaaataaaggcgAAGTTTTAAATTTAGCTCATGGGGATCCACTTATCAACccttttaatgtaaaaaatatccGTTGCGTGAAACTTGGGCAACAAACATGCTTTACAAAACTAGCGGTTAATTGAAAGAACGAAGAAAATAAGCGCGTTTGATTAGTTTATCAAAACTTGAAACATGTAATAGAAAAAGGGGCCTGATGAAAATTGtataaaccctaaacccttcTCCCCGCGCCCGCGCTGTTGTTAGTTCCAAATCTCCGGCTCTCGGGAAAGAAAGAAGACGCGGCAAAGAAGCCGCGGAAGACCGAACGGCGAGATTCTAGATATAGTCGTTTTCCTCCatcaagaaacaagaagaagaagaagatggtgaagGCATATCTCAGGTACGAGCCGGCGGCCGTTTTCGGGGTGGTGGCGTCGGTGGAGTCCAACGTCTGTTATGATAATACCGGGAAGTTACTCTTCACTGGCGCCCTCGAGCAGTTGTGCGTCTGGAACCTGAAGCAGGGGCTTTGCATCAAGGCATTGGCGTCGTCCACCTCATCGAGTGGCCCCAAGTCTGCCGCCTCTGCTATTGCATGTTCTCCTTCTTCCGATTCCACAGTAATGTTGTcgtccctcctccctctttgCCTTCATTTATCGATCCATTTCGCGTCTTCGGTCCATTTTTTTCGGCAGCCCGGCGGTGCTGGTGGATTGGAGGGTGATGGTGGGGTCGGTGGATAAAGGGATTGTTGTGGTTCCATTTGAATGATTTGGGCTACATTCAGGCTCAAGTGGAAGGCGGACGGCTTTGTTTTGTTTAGTCTAAGCTATATGGAATTAGACTTTAATTTCATTGAGTGGTTTTTAGTTAGTCATCCCGTTGGGTGTTATGCAATAGTTTGAATCATTTGGGTTGGCTTCGAATTCCATTAGGGCCTTGGGTTTTGGATTCATGTTTTTGCTCTTGCAAATTCAATCCGAGAATATAGGTTTTGTTCGATACATGCTTTTTCTCTGTCCAAGTAGtttatgtttcacttgttgcaAGTTTGGTTGCATCACTGTTTAGTTGTCGTTTTGAATCGTCTCGAGTCTTCCTAGGAGCTTATTGTTCTTTCGCAAATTTCTTGCGATCGTTGGATTTGTTGTCATGCATCTATCCAAGACCAGcccaaagaaaattaaaagaaccTGCACAAAtctatgatatatattttttttcaaacctTCCATGAAAATATATTGGTGTTCGCTGAAAGGTGTCAGATATCATGACGCAGTTATTGCGAACATACCCTTTATTTGCATGATTTTTTATCAGGGAGTGTATGAATGACAGTTCAAACGTTTCAACGGAAAAAATCTGGTAAAgttctgaaaattttaaaaatatccgATGTAAAATGTCTTGGTAATTTGTTCAGAACTGTGTCAAGTTCTTCTGTTTAAATGAATGGACTCTTATTTCTTAGAATGGGCATCAGTCAAATAGAAGTCAAAAATTTCAGGTTGTTGATCCAATTAGATTGCTAAATAAAAATATGACcattcaaatttttcattaatgatTTATTATGGACTTCATATGCCTTAGTCATGAATGGCCATCTGGAGCAGTAGTTTCATTTTGGAGGAGTAACCTGCCATCCATGAGCTGGAGAATTTGCGTTGACCTATACATTATCTAAGTTCAGTTCTGCCATCAGATCTTCAAAGAATTTCCTGTATTGATTTTTCCAGATCTTGGATTTAAAAGTACCATTTTTATAGGTTGCATGCGGATATGCAGATGGGAGCATCAAGATTTGGGATTTTGTAAGAGGTACCTGTGAAACAACATTGAATGGGCATAAAGGTGCTGTGACAGCTCTGCGCTACAATAAGAATGGATCTTTGCTTGCATCAGGGAGCAAAGACAATGACATTATTCTGTGGGATGTTGTTGGTGAAGCTGGGCTGTTCCGTCTTCGTGGACATAAGGACCAGGTCTTCAATTtacttcatttttgtttttgggtcACATTTTCCAGATTTGTAAATTGTAATTAACTGTAACCTCTTGCACGGTTTCCTGTTTCAGGTGCATTAGTTTACATTATGACCATcccattttttttacattttcaggTAACTgatctcatttttctagagtCTGGTAAAAAACTTATAAGTTGCTCAAAAGACAAGTTTGTGAGGGTGTGGGACATTGATACCCAGCATTGCATGCAAATAATTGGAGGTCATCAGAGTGAAGTTTGGTCTTTAGATGTGAATCCAGGAGAGAAATATATGGTTACTGGATCGGCTGACCAGGAGCTTCGTTTTTACAAGATACAGAGTGAGCCTCAAGATGGAAGATCCCATTTAGCTACAGAAGATGGTCCCAATAATAATTTGGAATCTGGCACAAATAAGTGGCAAATATTAAAGCAATTTGGAGAAATCAAGCGCCAAAGCAAGGATAGAGTAGTAACTGTAAGATTTAATAAGGTGGGGAATCTTATTGCTTGCCAAGTGGCTGGGAAGACAGTGGAACTATTTCGTGtccttgatgatgatgaagcaaaGAGAAAAGCGAAAAAACGAGTCCagcgaaagaaagaaaagcttttGAATAAAAAGACGAAGGAGTTGGGTGAAAGTGGAGATGTAACTCTTCTATCAAAAGATGAAGTTGCTAGTCCTGTCCCTGTTGTTTCTGATGTCTTCAGATTCTTGCAAACCTTgcagacaaaaaagaaaatatgctctTTATCATTTTGTCCAGCTGCTCCTAAGAACCCTTTTCTGGAAACTGTAGCATTGTCTTTGAACAACAATATGATTGAGGTTTATTCCATTCAAACCGATTCATCAACCAAAGTTCACACAGTTTATCTTCCTGGCCATCGTTCTGATATTCGGAGCGTTGCACTTAGCTCGGATAGCACAATGCTGATGTCAACAAGTCATGATTCTGTAAAGATTTGGAATCCTAGTAGTGGTTCTTGCCTTCGCACTATTGAATCTGGCTATGGTTTATGCAGCCTATTTGTTCCAGGGAACAGGTTTGCATTAATCGGAACTAAAAGTGGAACATTAGAAGTCattgatattgggagcagcAGCCGTACTGAATTAATTGAAGCACATACTGATGCTGTCCGATCATTAGTCTCGTTGCCAAATAAGAGTGGTTTTATAACCAGCAGTGCTGATCATGATGTTAAATTTTGGGACTACCAGATTGTGGAGAGAGATGGGCATGTGAGTGTTTTGCCtagttctttattttctttttcacttgtcAATTGTGCAGTGTGACATTTCTTCTGCATTATGTGAATTGAAGTTTATGATAGGACATTTCTATGTCACTTTTATTGACATGTTGTAGAGTACTAAGGTTTCCCCTTTTCCTGCATTGgcgtaatcttttttttttttctcttgggtGAGTTAAGCTACATTTTTCTGCACTAGGAAATTGTGATGTCACTTGTCTTGTTATGTTAGAAATTACAGTAGTTGTGATGGATTGAGAGTACTAGTAATTGTTGAATTTGCCTTGGGATCTTCACTCTAAAATGTCCGGAAGCTGGCAAAATTGTCCCCTTTGTGAAATCATTATAGCTCTATGGTAATAGATGCttattatcacatttttttttgtattcgaCAGATATAAGCAATGACATCCTTTGGTTATTCACAAGAGTTCTTGATTTAGGACTGcttttggaatgaaaattttacctGAAGATAGAAATCTTCATGTGTGAATGACCTAAGTATTTTGACCATTCAAACGAGAATACCTACATTGGATAAATGAGAATTGATAAAGCGGAAACTGTAAATGGGGTCATTGGCCCCCTCTCTTATTCGGTTCTTGTGAAGAAATTCTTGTCCTCAAACATGTTCTCTTTTGTAACTTTCTACGCTTGCACCAAGCATCTGCcatcttgttattttctttttgttacatATTCATTTCAGTTGCTCTAGCTTATTATTATATTTCTGAACTCATACACTATGCAGTTCTTTTTTTGATGACAAAGCCAGTTATTCAATTGAAATAGTTATTCTTGTAGCCTTTTTCAGATTCATGCAGGCAGTCTGGGCTTACCTTTTGTTTTTACTCTTTTTTGGCTGTTCAGGCATCCAAGCAATTAACTGTGCATAACACAAGGACCTTGAAGATGGATGATGATGCTCTTGTGGTCAGAGTTAGTCATGATTCTAAATATATTGCTGTTTCTCTTCTAGATTCCACTATCAAGGTCCGTATGAAATTTGGCTGTTAGTGTGGAGCACTTTCTTATCATTGTTGTTATGGAGAACACTATTCTTTCTGCGACTCTTTTTGGGTATTGGTAACTTTATGTGGTCAGTTTGGCTATTTAGTTTTATTGGCATAACTGTTGTTTTTAAGCGTCAGACTACTCATAGTAAGCTTGTTAAGACCTTTTAATAGTTTTGACTTTTGACATGTTATCATTAATTCATCTGTCCAAATTTCTGTAGAATTGGATGCCAAGGTTTTTTGCATCGTGGTATTGCTGATCATATTTATAACTGAGTGAATATTATGCATGATATATACGTATGTACACAGACATGGTTGAGTTGCTCATAAAAAATCCTATTTCCAAAATGGCTTTAAAGTCGATCCACATGTTTGCCTAACATGAATTATATTTCAAGTCTCTGAATCTTGCTTATCATAAAAGACAAAACCACATTAGATTAGGCATGACAGTAGTTCtatttttagaaatttgattttgggaaatagaaaaccaaatttaatcaaatcagtcaaaagcatgttttttagtaaataaacaatgaaaaacatgccTTATGCTTGGGTTGTATAGAGAACACCTGAAGCTGTATTTATGTGTTTGACTTCTATTAGGCATCATTTATGTTCCTTGTTGTGAATGTCTTCATCATTCCCCTTTTTCTGGCAGGTTTTCTTTATGGATACCTTgaagttctttctttctctttatggCCACAGTCTCCCAGTTCTTTGTATGGATATTTCATATGATGGTGATTTATTGGTTAGTGGTTCTGGTGACAAAAATTTGAAGATCTGGGGCCTGGACTTTGGTGATTGTCATAAATCCATTTTTGCACATGCAGACAGGTTAAAGCGCTTATTTGTTGGATCATTTTGACCAAattttcttattgttctttttttcttctgattGACCAATATTTCCATAACATTGAGTTTTTTTACTGAAACAGTATTACAGGTGTTCAGTTTGTACGTAACACACATTATGTATTTAGTGTTGGGAAGGATCGGTTGGTGAAGTATTGGGATGCTGATAAATTTGAATTGCTTTTAACTCTTGAGGGGCATCATGCTGCCGTCTGGTGCTTATCAGTTAGCGAGCATGGCGACTTTCTTGTCACAGGATCCAGTGATCGTTCAATTCGTCGTTGGGATCGAACCGAAGAACCATTTTTTGTTGAGGTAGCTTCCTTTATCTGTTTAGCTATTAATCAAGTTTATCAAGCTCATGCATTTAATGAGTactgacatattttttttgcaggaagagagagaaaaaaggctGGAAGAAATGTTTGAATCTGGCTTAGATGATCCTGTGGAGGGTTTATATGCACCGAAGGAGGAACTTCCAGATGAAGGAGCTGTAAGCTTGGCAGGCAAGCAGACGCAGGAGACTCTAAATTCAACAGACAAACTTATTGATGCACTAGATATGGCAGAGATGGAAACTCAACGTATTCTTCAGCACAAGGTTTTTTGATACTTGAGAGGATCATAGTACTCAACATTATCGTACTTCATGTCTGCTTGGGATCTTTTTCCCTGTGCTGTATTTTGGTGTTTCTTTCACTTGCGAAATGCTTTTGGTTCATTTTCCACATTAGAGGTGCTTAATCTCTTCTTGCTCTTCACAGGAGGATGTGAAAGCTGGAAAGGCATCCATTCTTCAACCAAATGTGATGATGCGTGGGCTTTCTCCATCTGAATATGTTCTCCATACAATATCTTCAGTCCACTCCAGTGACTTAGTGCAGACACTTCTGGTATGCTTACCTATAATTATCATTTCAATATCATTTGCACAATTTTAAACGATCCCTATTTTGATTTGAAGATTTTTCATTGGGCTCTTCCCAAATCCTTCTCTGACTCATAGCCAATAGACAAATTCATCCCATACTTTCATTGAAGTATCCAGATAAGTCATTCAAGTTAATGTAtcaac contains:
- the LOC116265493 gene encoding uncharacterized protein LOC116265493, with amino-acid sequence MVKAYLRYEPAAVFGVVASVESNVCYDNTGKLLFTGALEQLCVWNLKQGLCIKALASSTSSSGPKSAASAIACSPSSDSTVACGYADGSIKIWDFVRGTCETTLNGHKGAVTALRYNKNGSLLASGSKDNDIILWDVVGEAGLFRLRGHKDQVTDLIFLESGKKLISCSKDKFVRVWDIDTQHCMQIIGGHQSEVWSLDVNPGEKYMVTGSADQELRFYKIQSEPQDGRSHLATEDGPNNNLESGTNKWQILKQFGEIKRQSKDRVVTVRFNKVGNLIACQVAGKTVELFRVLDDDEAKRKAKKRVQRKKEKLLNKKTKELGESGDVTLLSKDEVASPVPVVSDVFRFLQTLQTKKKICSLSFCPAAPKNPFLETVALSLNNNMIEVYSIQTDSSTKVHTVYLPGHRSDIRSVALSSDSTMLMSTSHDSVKIWNPSSGSCLRTIESGYGLCSLFVPGNRFALIGTKSGTLEVIDIGSSSRTELIEAHTDAVRSLVSLPNKSGFITSSADHDVKFWDYQIVERDGHASKQLTVHNTRTLKMDDDALVVRVSHDSKYIAVSLLDSTIKVFFMDTLKFFLSLYGHSLPVLCMDISYDGDLLVSGSGDKNLKIWGLDFGDCHKSIFAHADSITGVQFVRNTHYVFSVGKDRLVKYWDADKFELLLTLEGHHAAVWCLSVSEHGDFLVTGSSDRSIRRWDRTEEPFFVEEEREKRLEEMFESGLDDPVEGLYAPKEELPDEGAVSLAGKQTQETLNSTDKLIDALDMAEMETQRILQHKEDVKAGKASILQPNVMMRGLSPSEYVLHTISSVHSSDLVQTLLLLPFTDALRLMTYLKDWIEYPDKVELICRITTVLLQIHHNQLVATPTARPVLTLLQGILYKRVKECKDTLGFNLAAMDHLKQLMASKSDAPFRDAKAKLMEIRAKYSIVTGKKSDAEERKSKKQKKSNYCRWFSDLERELALTSIIFWGTVEVTSSW